Genomic window (Xylanimonas protaetiae):
CGGTGCAGCCGGGCGAGGTCGCGCGGGTCGGCGGGGGCAGCGTGCGGAAGATGCCGACGCCGGCCTCGCGCATGATGCGCGCGGCGGCGATGCCGGTCAGGAGCGAGATCTGCGCGTTCCAGCCCTCGACGGGCAGGGTGCGGCGGAACGACAGGGCGAACGTGCCGTCCTCCTTCTGCGCGACCTCCTGCTCGGGGACGTCCAGGGACGTGCCGCCGCGCTCGCGCTCACGGGCCTGGCGCAGCCTGCCGACGTCGGCGAGGAGCTGGAGGGACTCGGGGGCGCTGCCGTCGTCGAGCGCGGACTGCGCCTCGCCGTACGTGAGCCGGGCGCGCGAGCGCACGATGGCACGCGCGACGGTCGCGGAGGTGATCTCGCCGTGGGAGTCGAGGCCGATCGTCCACAGGGCCGCGGGGCGGTCCTGGTCGGGCAGCAGGCTGGCCGCGCCCTCGCTCAGCACGGGCGGGTGCAGCGGCGTGCGCGTGTCGGGCCCGTAGACCGTGGTGCCGCGGCGGTTGACCTCGAGGTCGAGCGCGCTGCCGGGCGTCACGAACGCGGCGAGGTCCGCGATGGCGTACCGCACGATGTAGCCGTCGCCCGACGACGCGACGTGCACGGCCTGGTCGAGGTCCATGGAGCCGGGCGGGTCGATGGTGACGAAGTCGATGTCGCGGCGGTCCTGCCGGTCGCGCGTGACGTCGCGCTGCGCGGCGGCGCGCGCCTCGTCGACGACGGCGGGCGGGAACATCGCGGGCAGGCCGATCTCCGCCCGCAGCGCGGCGAGCGCGGACCGGACCTCTTCGGTGGTGGTCGAGGCGAGGCTGAGATGACGCGAGGGCACGATCCCGACAGTAGGGCCGAGCAGCGCGGACGGCGCGGGGACGGGCCCTGGCGGCGCTGTGAGCGCGACCAACGTCACGGTGTCGCCGCCGAGCGGCTCGCCGTCGACAGGGGTACAGTGGTAAGACCACATCCGCCACGCCCTGCCGTGCCCATCGAGAGCCCGAGGCCGTCGTGTCCCCTGTCCTGACCGTCGAGAGCACCCCTGCGTCCGACGCCCACCCCGACCGGCTGCCCGCGGCCACGCGCGACCGGGTGCCCACCGACGTCGTCGACCGCATGGTGGAGTCCGGCGCCTACAAGGCCCACCGCAGCTCGCGCAAGGTCTTCGTGCAGGCCGTGCTCGGCTCGTTCGTATTCGGCGCGGTGGTCATGCTCGCCGGGACGATCGTCTCGCAGACCGGCCTGCCGTTCCTGGGCGCGGTCGTGTTCCCGATGGCGTTCGTCATCGTCATCCTGCTGGGCCTCGAGCTCGTCACCTCGTCCATGGGCCTGGTGCCCCTGGCCTGGTGGCGCAAGCGGGCCACGGGCCGCGACACGCTGCGCACCCTCGGCGTCGCGATCGCGGGCCACATCGTCGGCTGCGCCCTGTTCGCCCTCGTGTTCTGGGCGACGGTCACCGAGATGGGCCACACCTACGACGCCCCGCTCGCCGTCTGGATCCGCGACCTCGCCCTGCACAAGACGCACGGCTACCAGGCGCTCGGCGCGGGCGCCGGCCTGAGCCTGGTGTTCCTGCGCGCGGTGCTGTGCAACTGGCTGGTCTCCCTCGGCGCCGTCATGGGCATGACCACGCGCTCCACGGGCGCGCGCATCGCCGCCATCTGGATGCCGATCATGCTGTTCTTCGCGCTCCAGTGGGAGCACTCGGTGGTCAACCTGTTCGTCATCCCCGCCGCGATGCTCGTGGGCGCGCCCATCACGTTCGGCGACTGGTGGCTGTGGAACGAGATCCCCGTGCTGCTCGGCAACGTCGTCGGCGCGGCCGTGCTCACCGCCATGGGCCTGTGGGTGTCGCAGCGCGGCACCCTGCCCTGGAAGCGCGACACGTTCGAGACCCTCTGACCGTGACCCCGCGCGACGAGGCGATCCTCGACCACGCCACCTGGTCCGCGATCACCGGCCCCCTGGCACCGCTCGCGGTGGGCGACGGCGACGCGCGCGGGTTCCAGCCGGACGTCTGCTCGTTCACGGCCGTGCGCGACTGGCACGCCCCCGGCGTCTGGGACGCGATCGTCGACCTGGTGGGCCCCGGGGGCGACTTCGCCCTCCCGCCGGCCGGCGTCGCCCTCCCGGCCGGGTGGGAGGTCACCTTCACGCTCGACGGCGTCCAGCTCGTCGAGACCGACCGGCTCGAGACCCGCCCCGACGACGAGGCCGTGGAGCTCGGCGCGGACGACGTGCCGGAGATGCTCGGCCTCGTCGCCCTCGCGCAGCCCGGTCCGTTCCTGCCGCGCACTTACCTCATGGGGCGCTACGTCGGGATCCGCCGCGGCGGCGCCCTCGTGGCGATGGCCGGGGAGCGCATGCACCCCGTCGGCTGGACCGAGATCAGCGCCGTCGCGACGCACCCCGACCACCGCGGCCAGGGCCTGGCCGCGCGGCTGGTCCGGGACGTCGCGCACCACATCCGCGAGCGCGGCGACGGCGTCTACCTGCACACGACGGCCACCAACCCGGCCCGGGCGCTCTACGCCGGGCTGGGCTTCCGCCTGCGTCAGGAGCTGACGTTCGGCTCCGTCCGCACGCCCGCCTGAGCCGTCGCGCTGAGCCACCGCACGCCCGCCTGAGCCGCAGCGATCGGCCACTCACGCCTGCGACGCGCGGTGCCGCTCCGCGAGGGCCTGGTACTCGACGGCGTTGCGGCGCACGCGCTCGCGGCCCTCGGCGTCGAGCTCGCCGCGGTCCTTGGCCGGGACGCCGACGGCGAGGTGGTGCGGCGGGACCTCCTGGCCCTCGCGAACCAGGGCGCCCGCCGCGACGAACGCGCCCTCGCCCACCACGGCCCCGTTGAGGAGCGTCGCTGCCATGCCGACGAGCGCGCCGTCGCCGACGGTCGCGCCGTGGACGATCGCTGCGTGCCCGACGCCCACGTGCGCGCCGATGCGCGTCGGCACGCCGGTGTCCGTGTGCACGACGACGTTGTCCTGGAGGTTGCTGCCCTCGCCCAGCACGATCTCGTCCATGTCGCCGCGCAGCACGGCGCCGTACCAGACGCTCGCGCGCGGGCCGATGCGGACCCGGCCGATCACCGTGGCCGTCGGCGCGAGCCACGCGGTCGGGTCGATCTGCGGGACATGACCGTCGAAGGGCAGCACCGTCGCCATGGCGGCGACCCTACCCGGCACGCACCAGGGCGTCGTCGCGCCGGGCGTCCGACGCGGCCGCGTACCCCGGCACCGGCAGCCCGAGCGCCTCGCGCAGCGTGCTCGGCTCGCGGGACGTGCGGAACCTCCCGCGCGCCTGGAGCGCCGGGACGAGCCCGTGCACGACGGCGTCGAGGTCGGCGTCGAGCGCCGAGGGGCGCAGCAGGAACCCGTCGGCGACGCCCCCGTCGACCCAGTCGGTGACGGTGTGCGTGAGGTCCGCGGGGGTGCCCGCGACGACGAGCGCACCGCCGCCGACGCCGGGGCCCTCGAGCGCCTCGACCATCGCGAGGCGCGCGAGGGCGCTCTCGCGGTCGGAGGCGAGCACGACGTAGGCCTCGACGAGGTACCGCAGGGTGCGCGGGTCGCGCCCGGCGGCGAGCGCGGCGGCGTGCACGGCCTCGCGCGTCGCGCGCGCCTCCTCGCGGCCCGGGGCGACGATGCGGACGACGTCGGCGGTCGTCGCGGCGGGGACGATGCACCGGGGCGACTGGACGCGCATCACGACGGGCGGGCGGCCCTGCGGGAGCGGGCTGCGGCCGGCGACGCTGCGGCGCACGGCGAAGCGGATGCCGTCGTGGTCGACGCGGACGCGGCCGTCGGGGCCGGGCTCGGCGCCCGCCGAGCCCTCCTGGTCCCAACTGCGCACGACGCGCCCGGCGTCGGCGACGGACTGCACGGGCCAGCGCTCGTCGGCCGGGGTGACGCCCGTGGGGCAGCCCACCTGCCAGGCGGAGCGGCCGTCGCTGGCACGGTCGACCGCGGCGATCGCGTCGGCGACGGCCGACGCCTCGAGGTGCATGGTGTCGAGCGCGGCGACGAGGCCGATGCCGTGCGTCAGCGGGGCGACGCGTGCCGCGGCGACGGCGGAGTCGAGGCGGCCGCTGACCCGGCCGCGGCCGGGGTGCAGCAGAAACGGCTCGTCGAGCACCACGAGGTCGAGCAGCGCCTGGTCGGCGGTCCGCACGAGGCGCACGAACCGCTCGCCGTCGAACGGGCGGGCGACCGGGGCGCCGGGGGTGCGCAGCGCGCGTGCCCCGGCGGTGGTGAGGTCGACGCCGAGGACGACGGGCTTCGCGGTGCGGGGCCCGGACGCGGACGCGACGGTCGCGGACGTGACAGACATGGCGGCTCCTTCGTACCCCGCACCGTGGCGGGTTCGCGCGTTGTCCGCCGCTGGTGCGGCGGACCTGGTCTTCACCCGGGGCACCCACCCGCGCGGGGGGTTGCCGTCCGACGAGCCGGGGCTTGGCGTCGGAACTCATGACCCGAGGCCTCGCGACCTCGACGTGACGGACTTTAGGCGGCGGACTGTCAGCACATCAATGGGCGTTTCGCATCGCGAGACTGATGTCCACGTGGTAAGGAGCCGCTTCTTGTTGAGTATTTCGGTCCACATTGTGGGAAGTCCGGCCCGAACCGTTGCGGCAGCCGGTTCCTCGCGTTGACTACGGGCAGGTCACGAGACCCAGCGACAAGCCCCGGCTTGCTGGGCAGCAACCCCACGACACGGCGGGGTGCTCCGGGAGATGACCCGGCCGCCGGCCGCCCTCCGGGGCGAGTCGCCGCGCGGCAAGCGTGATCGACCGAGGAGCCACGATGACCTCTCCTTCGTTTCCCCAGGCATTCGAACGCCTGATCTCGGAGCTCGACGAGCCGCAGCTGACGCCCGAGCAGTTCAAGGCGGTGTTCCGTCAGCACCCCGCCGGCGTCGCCGTCGTCGCGCTCACGCACGAGGACCGGCCCGTCGGGTTCACCGCGACGTCGGTGATCTCCGTGTCCGCCGAGCCGCCGCTGCTGGCGTTCTCCCTGGCCTCCACGTCGTCGTCGTGGCCGGCCGTCCGCGAGGCGACGACGCTCGCCGTCAGCTTCCTGGCCGACCACCAGGACGACGTCTCGGCGCGCTTCGCGACGAGCGGCATCGACCGCTTCGCGCCGGGCGGGTGGAGCACGCTGCCCACGGGCGAGCCCGTCATCGACGGCGCCGTCTCCTGGCTCCGCGCCCGCGTGGTGCAGCGCACCCCGGTGGGCGACAGCTACCTCGTGTCGCTGCGCGCCCTCGACGCCGGCGTCACCGACGCCTCGGCGCTGCTCTACCGCGACCGCGAGTACCACCGCATCGGCCGTCACACGGCGATCTGAGATGACGACGCTCACCCTCCCGGACCTCGGCGTCCTCGACGCACCGCAGTGGTCCTCGCTCACGGGCGCGCACGCGCACCTCGCCGAGGGCAACGACCTGGTGCTGCGCTACCCCGTCGACGTCTCGCCCTTCGCGGCCGTCCGCTCGTGGGACCACCCCGACGTCTGGGACGCGATCGTCGACGTCGTCGGGCACGGCGCTACGTTCCCCGGGCCGCCCGTCGGGGTCGCCGTCCCGCCCGGCTGGCGGCAGCTCGAGCAGCACGGCGGCGTCCAGCTCGTCGAGACCGAGGCCCTGCGGCCGCGGCCCGACGCCGAGGCCGTCGTGCTTGGCGAGGCCGACGTGCCCGAGATGCTCGCGCTCGTGGAGCGCTCGCGCCCCGGGCCGTTCCTGCCGCGCACCTACACGCTGGGCCGCTACGTCGGGTTCCGGCGCGAGGGCCGCCTCGTCGCCATGGCCGGGGAGCGGCTGCGCCCCACCGGCTGGACCGAGATCAGCGCCGTCACCACCGACCCCGAGCACCGCGGCCAGGGCCTCGCCACGCGCCTGGTGCTCGACGTCGCCCACCACGTCCGCCGACGCGGCGACCACGTGATGCTGCACGCGTCCGCCGCGAACGACACCGCCATCCGCCTCTACCGCGGCCTCGGCTTCGCGCTGCGGCGCACCACCGACTTCGGCGCCGTGCTCACGCCCGAGGCATAGGAGAACCCCATGACCACCCCCTTCTTCATCGGCCTCGACGTCGACGGCGCGGGCGCGCACCCCGCGGCCGCCGTCGCGTCAGGGCTCGTCCCCGCCGAGCTCGTCTCGGGCACCCGGTTGGCCCGCGCGGTGCGCCAGGCCGAGAACGCCGGCGTCACCTTCGTGACGTTCACCGATGCCCTGCTCCCCGCCGCGCCAGGCGCCGCGTCGTCGGCCCGCCTGGAGTCCGTGACACGGGCCGCGTTCGTCTCGCGCACGACGACGGCGGTCGGCCTCGTGCCGCAGGCGCCCACCACCTACCCGGAGCCGTTCCACCTCGCGGCCCAGCTCGCCTCGCTCGACATCGCGGCCGCGGGCCGCGGCGGCTGGCTCGCGGGCGTCACCCGCACGCCGGAGACCGCGCAGGCCTACGGCCGTGGCCCCGTGGCGGACGTCGAGCGCGAGGCGCGCGACGTCGTCCAGGTGGTGCGCGACCTGTGGGACACGTGGGAGGACGACGCCGTCATCCGCGACGTCGCCACCGGGCGCTACGTGGACCGCGACCGCATCCACTACCCCGAGTTCGAGGGCGAGAGCTTCTCCGTCAAGGGCCCGCTCATCACGCCGCGCCCGCCGCAGGGCCAGCTCGTGGTGGTCGCCGCCGCGGGCGACGTCGCGCCGTCGGTGCGCGACGAGCGGCTCGTCGACGTCACGCTCGTGGGCGGGGCCGACGTCGCCACGGCGGTGGCCGCCGCCGAGGCCGCGCGGGCGGGCTCGCCGCGCGCCGGCGTCGACCTCGAGGTCGTGCTCGACGGCGCGGACCGCACCGCGGCCGAGCGGCTTGCCGCGCTCGACGCCGCCGTCCCCGCCGGCGCCCGCTCCCCGTGGGGCACCGGGGCGCTGCGCTACGAGGGCCACGCGGCCGGGCTCGTCACGCTCCTCGAAGGGCTGGCCCAGGCCGGCGTCGACGGCGTGCGCCTGCTGCCCGCCGTGCTCGACGAGGACCTGCCCGTGCTCGCGCGCGACGTGCTGCCCGCGCTGCGCGCCGCCCGCCTCACCGCCGCTCCCCAGCCGGGCGCGACGCTGCGCGACTCCCTGGGCCTGGCACGGCCCGCCAACCGCTACGACGCGCGCGACGCCGTCGCCGTCGCCTGAGGAGCCAGACCATGACCGACCACCCCCTCGTCCGGCCGCACGCCCAGGTCCACTTCGGCGTGTTCTTCCAGGGCGTCAACCACACCACCATCTGGTCCGACCCGGAGTCGGGCTCGCAGACGGACTTCGCGTCGTTCGAGCGCGTCGTCCGCACCGCCGAGCGCGGCCTCTTCGACGCGTTCTTCCTGGGAGAGGGCCTGCGCCTGCGCGAGTCGCGCGGCCGCCTGCACGACCTCGACGTCGTCGGGCGCCCCGACGCCGTCACGCAGCTCGCGGCGCTCGCCGCCGTGACCGAGCGCATCGGGCTGGTGGCCACGCAGAACACCACGTACAACGACCCGGCCGACCTGGCCCGGCGCCTCCAGAGCCTCGACGTGCTCTCCGGCGGGCGGGCGGCGTGGAACGTCGTCACCACGGACAACGCGTGGACCGGCGCGAACTTCCGCCGCGGCGGCTACCTCGACCACGCCGAGCGGTACGAGCGGGCCGCGGCCGTGCTGCGCACGGCCCGCGCGATCTGGGACGCATTCCCCGACGCCGGCGACGACGTCTCTCGCGTCGAGGTCGCGGGGTCGGCGCTGCGCACGCCCGCCGACGTCGCCATCGACCCGACGACGCCGCGCAGCCCGCAGGGCCACCCGGTGATCTTCCAGGCCGGCGACTCCCCCGCCGGGCGCGACTTCGCGGCCGCGCACGCGGACGTCATCTTCTCCGCGCACGGCTCGGTGCTGGACGACGCGCTGGCGTTCGCCGCCGACGTGCGCCGCCGCGTCGTCGCCGCCGGCCGGCCCGAGGACGACCTCAAGATCTTCCCCGGCACCAGCATCATCGTCGGCGACACCCCCGCCGACGCCGAGGAGAAGGCCCGCTGGGTCCGCTCGCAGCAGGTCACCCCGGCCACGGCGCTCTCGATCGTCGGCAACGTCTGGGGCGAGGACCTCTCCGGCTACGACCCCGACGGCCCGCTGCCCGCGCACGACCCCGTCGTCGAGGAGCTGGGCGGCGAGCGGGGCTCCGCCACGACGGGCGCCCGCACGCGCGAGATCGCGCAGAAGTGGCGCGCGATCTCCGAGGCGGAGGGGCTGTCGATCCGCCAGCTCGTCATCCGCAACAGCGGCGAACGTGGGTTCGTCGGCACGCCGTCGACCGTGGCCGAGGAGCTCACCCGGTGGGTGCGCACCGGCGCCGTGGACGGGTTCAACATCACGCCCTGGATCGTCCCGAGCGGCCTCGACGACATCGTCGACCGCGTGGTCCCCGAGCTGCAGGAGCGCGGCGCCTACCGCACCGCGTACGAGGGCACCACCCTGCGCGAGCACGTCGGGCTGCGGGAGCCGCTCACGAGGCGCGCCGCGGCCGCCGACGTCGAGGCACCGGCGGCCTGAGCACCGGCGGCCCGGCTCGACACGGCGACGCCCGGCGAGAGCGATCCGCTCTCGCCGGGCGTCGTCGTCACGCTCGCTGGCCGACACGTTCTGGTTGCGGGCGGTGCCGCGTCAGGCGACCGGACCCCTGCGGGGGTCGTCGGTGACGGGGTCGGTGACGTCGAAACCGAGGGCGAGGGCGGCCGTGGCCATCTGCTTGCCATGCGTGGCCACGGTGATCGTTCTTGTCCCGACGCGCAGTGCCGTCGCGACGTGGATCGAGTCGGCTCCGCCGAGACGTTGCTCGGTCGCGACTGCTTCGTCGAGGAGGTCGTCGGGGATGTGGATCAGGACGAACTCGTCGAGGTACTCGGTGACGACGTCTTGATCGCCTCCGATGGTGCGGACGGCACGCCTGACCTCGACCTCCAAGAGGCGGGATGCGACGAGCCTGTCGCCGTTCGCCACCACGGCCTCGAACCAGGCGCTGGCTGCTCGAGACGAGTCCACGATGGCGCGCAGGAGCACCGACGAGTCGACGTACCAGGTGCGGTGGGCACTAGTAGCCAAGGCGGTCCCTGTCGGCGTCGAGCAGCGCTCCCGCGTCCTGGTCGGTGGCAGTGTGCTTGAAGCGGGTCACCTTGGCTGCCTTGCGCGGCGGCGTGGCGAGCCCGGACTGGATGAGGGCGTCGATCGGGTCTTCTGGGTGCTCGACCTTCGTGAGCCGATAGGCCGCGGCGCCGCGGCGCAGCACGATGACCTCACCGTCGTCGGCCAGCCGGGTGGCCCTCGACGGGTTCTGGTTGAACTCTGTCAGCGACAGCGTCGTGGTCATGATGGAGATTCTAGCATTGATACTACTGTTGAGCGCGTCCGGCGACGGCGGGCGATCGCGTCGTCGGCGAGGCTCGCCGCGAGCGCCGCGGCCGCGAGCGCGATGGTGATGCCGGTGGCGACGGCGAGGGCCGCGCGGTGTCCGGTCGTGGCGCCCGGGTGCCCGACGACGGCGTGCGGGCCGGCGACGGCGACGTAGGCGCCCGTCATGGCGGCGAGGCAGACGGTGGAGCTGATGCGCTGCGCGAGCTGGAGCGCGCCGGCGGCGACGCCGTGGCGGCCGGGGGCGGCGTGCTCGAGGGTGAGCGTCTGGTTGGGCGAGAAGCTGACCCCGGCGAGGGCGCCGGTGACCACCTGGGCGACCACGAGCGTGGCCACGAACCCGCGCTCCGGCACGACGAGGACCGCGACGAGCACGCCGATGCTGGTCACGACCTTGGCGGCGTACGCGGCGGTGACGCCCGCGCGTCCCCAGCGGCGCAGCACCCGCCAGGAGAGGTTGCCGACGACGCCGGAGACGATCGCGCCGGGCGTGGTGACGAGCCCGGCCTGGACGGGGCTGAGCCCGAGACCGTCCTGGAGGAACAGCATGAGCACGGCGGAGTACCCGAGGGCCTGCCCGAACGAGAAGGTCGCGACGAGGCAGCCGAGGACGTAGCCGGGCGAGCGCACGAGCTCGGGGGCGAGGACCGGCACCCGGCCGGAGCGGGCGTAGCGCCGCTCCCACAGGGCGAGCGCGGGCACGACGACGGCGAGCGGCGCGGCGAACAGCACCCGCCGCGCGAGGGACGCGTCCTGGAGCACGAACGGGACGAGCAGCGCGAGCACGCTGAGCGTGATGAGCACGAGGCCGACGACGTCGAGCCCGTCGCGGGGCGCGCGCCGCGGGCGGCCGCGCCGGCGAAGGGCTCGGGTCGCGCGGCGTGCGGCGTCGGCGGCGGCGTCGGCGTCGGCGTCGGCGTCGGACGACAGGACCGCGGAGGCGGCGGACGGCACGTGTGCGGGCGCGGCGGGCACGAGCCAGAGCGCGAGCACCACCACCACGACGGCGGACGGGATGTTGAGGCCGACGACGAGGCGCCAGCCGAGCTCGGGGCCGGCCGCGGCGATGACGCTGCCGCCGACGAGCGGGGCGATGACGGCCGAGAACGCGCCGATCGACCCGTACGCGCCGAAGGCCCGTGCGCGGCCCGAGCCGGTGAAGTGGTCCTGCATCAGGCCGATGACCTGGGGGTTCGCGATGCCCGCGCCGATGCCCTGGAGCAGCCGGGCGAGCACCAGCACCCCGGCGCCGGACGCGGTGGCACCCACCAGGGAGGAGCCGCTGAAGACCACGATCCCGGCGACCAGCAGCAGGCGGCGGCCGACGAGGTCCCCGAGCCGTCCGGCGGGGACCAGCGCGATGCCGAACGTCAGCGAGTACCCCGCGAGGATCCACTGGAGCTGCGCGGTGCTCGCGCCGAGCTCGCCGCGCAGCACGGGGACGGCGACGGTGAGCATCGACTGGTCGAGCAGGGTGGTGAAGCCGGTGGCGAGGCACACCACCAGGACGGCGGCACGGACGGCCTGCGGGGTCCGGCGCGAGCGCACCGGACCCCGCAGACGACCGTCCACCGTGGACCGCGCGGGGACGGCGACCGTCATGCGCGCGGGGCGGCGTCGCCCTCTGCCGGGTTGGTGCCGCCGGCCGTGAACCCCTTGGCGCGGCGCTCGTCGGCCGCCGTCCACAGGTCGGTGCGCACCTCGGCCTGGACGACCGGGACGACCTCCTCGGCGAAGCGGCGCAGCACGTCCTCCTGCTGCGTGGGCGGCAGCAGGTGGTTGACGGAGACCGACTGGAGCACGTGGCCGAAGCTCTCGTGGTAGTCGAGGATCTTCTCCGCGACCCGCTCCGGGGAGCCGACGAGCGCCGGGCCGCGCTCGACGGCCTCCTCGACCGTCTCGAAGGCCAGCGCCTTGCCGACGTGCGTGGCCGGGTCGTAGCCCCGGCGCCGCATCGCGGCGACCTGCGCCTCGTACAGCGGCCGGTACTGCTCGACCGCCTCCTCCGTGGTGTCCGCGAGGAACAGGCCGCCCGAGCCGGAGCCGACGTACCCGTACTGCGGGTCGAAGCCGTGCGCGAGGTACAGCTCGCGGTAGTGGTCGATGAGCACCTGGTAGTTCTCCCGCGGCTGCAGCGCGTTCGCGCTGATGATGGGGTCACCGTGCTTGGCGGCCAGCTCGACGGCGAACTTCGACGTCGCCGAGCCGTGCCAGATGCGGAAGGGTCCCGCGAAGGGCCGGGGCA
Coding sequences:
- a CDS encoding formate/nitrite transporter family protein, producing the protein MSPVLTVESTPASDAHPDRLPAATRDRVPTDVVDRMVESGAYKAHRSSRKVFVQAVLGSFVFGAVVMLAGTIVSQTGLPFLGAVVFPMAFVIVILLGLELVTSSMGLVPLAWWRKRATGRDTLRTLGVAIAGHIVGCALFALVFWATVTEMGHTYDAPLAVWIRDLALHKTHGYQALGAGAGLSLVFLRAVLCNWLVSLGAVMGMTTRSTGARIAAIWMPIMLFFALQWEHSVVNLFVIPAAMLVGAPITFGDWWLWNEIPVLLGNVVGAAVLTAMGLWVSQRGTLPWKRDTFETL
- a CDS encoding GNAT family N-acetyltransferase, whose translation is MTPRDEAILDHATWSAITGPLAPLAVGDGDARGFQPDVCSFTAVRDWHAPGVWDAIVDLVGPGGDFALPPAGVALPAGWEVTFTLDGVQLVETDRLETRPDDEAVELGADDVPEMLGLVALAQPGPFLPRTYLMGRYVGIRRGGALVAMAGERMHPVGWTEISAVATHPDHRGQGLAARLVRDVAHHIRERGDGVYLHTTATNPARALYAGLGFRLRQELTFGSVRTPA
- a CDS encoding gamma carbonic anhydrase family protein, which gives rise to MATVLPFDGHVPQIDPTAWLAPTATVIGRVRIGPRASVWYGAVLRGDMDEIVLGEGSNLQDNVVVHTDTGVPTRIGAHVGVGHAAIVHGATVGDGALVGMAATLLNGAVVGEGAFVAAGALVREGQEVPPHHLAVGVPAKDRGELDAEGRERVRRNAVEYQALAERHRASQA
- a CDS encoding LLM class flavin-dependent oxidoreductase; this encodes MSVTSATVASASGPRTAKPVVLGVDLTTAGARALRTPGAPVARPFDGERFVRLVRTADQALLDLVVLDEPFLLHPGRGRVSGRLDSAVAAARVAPLTHGIGLVAALDTMHLEASAVADAIAAVDRASDGRSAWQVGCPTGVTPADERWPVQSVADAGRVVRSWDQEGSAGAEPGPDGRVRVDHDGIRFAVRRSVAGRSPLPQGRPPVVMRVQSPRCIVPAATTADVVRIVAPGREEARATREAVHAAALAAGRDPRTLRYLVEAYVVLASDRESALARLAMVEALEGPGVGGGALVVAGTPADLTHTVTDWVDGGVADGFLLRPSALDADLDAVVHGLVPALQARGRFRTSREPSTLREALGLPVPGYAAASDARRDDALVRAG
- a CDS encoding flavin reductase family protein codes for the protein MTSPSFPQAFERLISELDEPQLTPEQFKAVFRQHPAGVAVVALTHEDRPVGFTATSVISVSAEPPLLAFSLASTSSSWPAVREATTLAVSFLADHQDDVSARFATSGIDRFAPGGWSTLPTGEPVIDGAVSWLRARVVQRTPVGDSYLVSLRALDAGVTDASALLYRDREYHRIGRHTAI
- a CDS encoding GNAT family N-acetyltransferase, with protein sequence MTTLTLPDLGVLDAPQWSSLTGAHAHLAEGNDLVLRYPVDVSPFAAVRSWDHPDVWDAIVDVVGHGATFPGPPVGVAVPPGWRQLEQHGGVQLVETEALRPRPDAEAVVLGEADVPEMLALVERSRPGPFLPRTYTLGRYVGFRREGRLVAMAGERLRPTGWTEISAVTTDPEHRGQGLATRLVLDVAHHVRRRGDHVMLHASAANDTAIRLYRGLGFALRRTTDFGAVLTPEA
- a CDS encoding LLM class flavin-dependent oxidoreductase, translated to MTTPFFIGLDVDGAGAHPAAAVASGLVPAELVSGTRLARAVRQAENAGVTFVTFTDALLPAAPGAASSARLESVTRAAFVSRTTTAVGLVPQAPTTYPEPFHLAAQLASLDIAAAGRGGWLAGVTRTPETAQAYGRGPVADVEREARDVVQVVRDLWDTWEDDAVIRDVATGRYVDRDRIHYPEFEGESFSVKGPLITPRPPQGQLVVVAAAGDVAPSVRDERLVDVTLVGGADVATAVAAAEAARAGSPRAGVDLEVVLDGADRTAAERLAALDAAVPAGARSPWGTGALRYEGHAAGLVTLLEGLAQAGVDGVRLLPAVLDEDLPVLARDVLPALRAARLTAAPQPGATLRDSLGLARPANRYDARDAVAVA
- a CDS encoding NtaA/DmoA family FMN-dependent monooxygenase (This protein belongs to a clade of FMN-dependent monooxygenases, within a broader family of flavin-dependent oxidoreductases, the luciferase-like monooxygenase (LMM) family, some of whose members use coenzyme F420 rather than FMN.), whose product is MTDHPLVRPHAQVHFGVFFQGVNHTTIWSDPESGSQTDFASFERVVRTAERGLFDAFFLGEGLRLRESRGRLHDLDVVGRPDAVTQLAALAAVTERIGLVATQNTTYNDPADLARRLQSLDVLSGGRAAWNVVTTDNAWTGANFRRGGYLDHAERYERAAAVLRTARAIWDAFPDAGDDVSRVEVAGSALRTPADVAIDPTTPRSPQGHPVIFQAGDSPAGRDFAAAHADVIFSAHGSVLDDALAFAADVRRRVVAAGRPEDDLKIFPGTSIIVGDTPADAEEKARWVRSQQVTPATALSIVGNVWGEDLSGYDPDGPLPAHDPVVEELGGERGSATTGARTREIAQKWRAISEAEGLSIRQLVIRNSGERGFVGTPSTVAEELTRWVRTGAVDGFNITPWIVPSGLDDIVDRVVPELQERGAYRTAYEGTTLREHVGLREPLTRRAAAADVEAPAA
- a CDS encoding PIN domain-containing protein gives rise to the protein MATSAHRTWYVDSSVLLRAIVDSSRAASAWFEAVVANGDRLVASRLLEVEVRRAVRTIGGDQDVVTEYLDEFVLIHIPDDLLDEAVATEQRLGGADSIHVATALRVGTRTITVATHGKQMATAALALGFDVTDPVTDDPRRGPVA
- a CDS encoding MFS transporter, coding for MTVAVPARSTVDGRLRGPVRSRRTPQAVRAAVLVVCLATGFTTLLDQSMLTVAVPVLRGELGASTAQLQWILAGYSLTFGIALVPAGRLGDLVGRRLLLVAGIVVFSGSSLVGATASGAGVLVLARLLQGIGAGIANPQVIGLMQDHFTGSGRARAFGAYGSIGAFSAVIAPLVGGSVIAAAGPELGWRLVVGLNIPSAVVVVVLALWLVPAAPAHVPSAASAVLSSDADADADAAADAARRATRALRRRGRPRRAPRDGLDVVGLVLITLSVLALLVPFVLQDASLARRVLFAAPLAVVVPALALWERRYARSGRVPVLAPELVRSPGYVLGCLVATFSFGQALGYSAVLMLFLQDGLGLSPVQAGLVTTPGAIVSGVVGNLSWRVLRRWGRAGVTAAYAAKVVTSIGVLVAVLVVPERGFVATLVVAQVVTGALAGVSFSPNQTLTLEHAAPGRHGVAAGALQLAQRISSTVCLAAMTGAYVAVAGPHAVVGHPGATTGHRAALAVATGITIALAAAALAASLADDAIARRRRTRSTVVSMLESPS
- a CDS encoding LLM class flavin-dependent oxidoreductase; amino-acid sequence: MRFQLLDIVFNPPHPVTGEAVPPSDRLARVVEHAVLAEELGFDSFAVGERHAGDVLSSAPTVILGAVAQATERILLSTGVTVLSLLDPIRVAEDLATVDQLSRGRLEITIGKGNEDLQYPLLGLDITKQYEYLEENYELLRLLLSEEDVTWEGRHRHRLENATTLPRPFAGPFRIWHGSATSKFAVELAAKHGDPIISANALQPRENYQVLIDHYRELYLAHGFDPQYGYVGSGSGGLFLADTTEEAVEQYRPLYEAQVAAMRRRGYDPATHVGKALAFETVEEAVERGPALVGSPERVAEKILDYHESFGHVLQSVSVNHLLPPTQQEDVLRRFAEEVVPVVQAEVRTDLWTAADERRAKGFTAGGTNPAEGDAAPRA